From Proteiniborus sp. MB09-C3, the proteins below share one genomic window:
- the ndk gene encoding nucleoside-diphosphate kinase, translated as MERTFVIIKPDGVERGLIGEVISRYERKGLKVIECKMLRADRATLERHYIEHKEKPFYEELISYMLQGNILAMIVEGNNAIKLVRNINGKTNPVEAEPGTIRGDYANTMTENIVHASDSTESAEREISIWF; from the coding sequence ATGGAAAGAACGTTTGTAATTATTAAGCCAGATGGTGTTGAAAGAGGATTGATTGGAGAGGTTATTAGTAGATATGAAAGAAAGGGCTTAAAAGTCATAGAATGTAAAATGCTGCGTGCTGATAGGGCTACATTGGAAAGACACTACATAGAGCATAAAGAAAAGCCATTTTATGAAGAATTAATCTCTTATATGCTGCAGGGAAATATTTTAGCAATGATAGTGGAAGGTAATAATGCTATAAAACTAGTTAGAAATATAAATGGGAAAACTAATCCTGTAGAAGCAGAACCAGGAACCATAAGAGGAGATTATGCAAATACAATGACTGAAAACATTGTTCATGCTTCAGATTCTACAGAATCAGCTGAGAGGGAGATTTCCATATGGTTTTAA
- a CDS encoding ATP-binding cassette domain-containing protein encodes MIQVKNLTKKYKEVEAVKGVSFTVEEGTVFGLLGENGAGKTTTLRMLATMIKPTSGTALINELDLVDEPDNVRGRIGILFGGDTGLYDRLTARENIEYFGLLNGMSKSDISKRVDELSKKLDMEEYIDRRVGKFSKGMKQKVSIARSIVHDPNIMLLDEPTTGLDVTSVRIVHEFILDQKNEGKTIIFSSHSMSEVEKLCDVVGIINKGKLIEISTLDGLKNKFNNNNLEDIFVELVGEKSEY; translated from the coding sequence TTGATACAAGTTAAAAATTTAACTAAGAAATACAAAGAGGTAGAGGCAGTTAAAGGAGTATCTTTTACAGTTGAGGAAGGAACTGTTTTTGGGTTACTTGGTGAAAATGGAGCTGGCAAAACTACTACATTAAGAATGCTAGCCACTATGATTAAGCCAACATCAGGTACAGCATTAATTAATGAACTTGATTTAGTAGATGAACCTGATAATGTAAGAGGCAGAATAGGAATATTATTTGGCGGAGATACTGGTCTTTATGACAGACTAACTGCTAGAGAAAATATCGAATATTTTGGACTTCTCAATGGAATGAGCAAATCAGATATATCCAAAAGAGTTGATGAGTTATCTAAAAAGCTAGACATGGAGGAGTATATAGATAGGAGAGTAGGTAAATTTTCAAAGGGTATGAAACAGAAGGTATCTATAGCGAGAAGTATAGTTCATGACCCAAATATAATGCTGCTTGACGAGCCTACGACTGGTCTAGATGTAACATCGGTGAGGATAGTGCATGAATTCATATTGGATCAGAAAAATGAGGGAAAAACCATTATTTTTTCTAGTCATTCAATGAGTGAAGTAGAAAAATTATGTGATGTAGTAGGAATAATAAATAAAGGAAAACTAATCGAAATATCTACTTTAGATGGTTTAAAAAATAAATTTAATAATAATAACCTAGAAGATATATTTGTTGAATTGGTAGGTGAGAAAAGTGAATATTAA
- a CDS encoding ROK family protein produces the protein MYIGVDIGGTNVTAGLVSIDGEILFQNSCPTLPSRGWDMVIQDIINLIREIINQASNNKNVLGIGIGVPGVADPNTGNVVHCVNLGWENVPLGKTLEKEFNKPVYIDNDASVAALAEFENGALKGTQNSILITLGTGIGGGFIINGRLYSGTSNIGSEIGHTVIGENFYDCNCGKNGCFETFSSATALIRYTKKLMEEARENTVIGNYIDNDLDKLNAKVIFDCAKAGDKLALSSVNRLVDYLIIGITNLINLLDPEIIAIGGGISKAGDYLLELISHRIHEKILFKDMPYSKIAIAKHGNDAGIIGSAMLCKHS, from the coding sequence ATGTATATTGGAGTAGATATAGGTGGAACAAATGTTACTGCTGGATTAGTTTCTATTGACGGTGAGATATTATTTCAGAACAGCTGTCCTACTTTACCTTCTAGGGGATGGGATATGGTTATACAGGATATTATTAATCTAATCAGAGAAATTATTAACCAAGCTTCGAATAACAAAAATGTATTGGGAATAGGTATTGGGGTACCGGGAGTAGCCGATCCCAATACAGGAAATGTTGTTCATTGCGTTAATCTGGGATGGGAAAATGTGCCGCTGGGGAAGACCTTAGAAAAGGAATTCAATAAGCCTGTTTACATAGACAACGATGCTTCAGTAGCTGCACTGGCTGAGTTTGAAAATGGAGCGCTTAAGGGTACTCAAAACTCTATTCTCATCACTCTTGGTACTGGAATAGGTGGAGGATTTATAATCAACGGAAGGCTTTATAGCGGAACAAGCAATATTGGATCAGAAATAGGTCATACAGTAATCGGTGAAAACTTTTATGATTGTAACTGCGGGAAAAATGGTTGCTTTGAGACCTTTTCCTCTGCTACTGCATTGATAAGGTATACAAAAAAACTAATGGAAGAAGCGAGAGAAAATACTGTCATAGGAAATTATATTGATAATGATTTGGATAAACTCAATGCCAAAGTAATATTTGATTGTGCTAAAGCAGGTGATAAACTGGCCTTAAGCTCAGTCAATAGATTGGTGGACTATCTAATAATTGGTATCACTAATTTAATAAATCTTCTTGATCCAGAAATAATTGCTATAGGCGGCGGAATATCAAAGGCTGGAGATTATTTGCTAGAGCTAATTAGCCATAGAATACATGAAAAGATATTATTTAAGGATATGCCTTATAGCAAAATTGCCATAGCCAAGCACGGCAACGATGCAGGTATAATTGGTTCAGCAATGTTATGTAAACACAGCTAA
- the ispD gene encoding 2-C-methyl-D-erythritol 4-phosphate cytidylyltransferase gives MSYNGKYISVVIVAAGMGKRMNSNINKQYLLLKEKPILAYTIEKFDNNEYIDELIIVTREEEKEYCLNEVVKKYGFKKVANIVGGGAERQDSVYKGLLAVKDLCNIIIIHDGVRPFIRDEDIINSVDGVIKYGACVMGTPVKDTIKTVSVEGDIINTPDRNTLWAIQTPQSFSYEIILKAYREAIEGKVTATDDSMLVEKLGYKVKVIEGSYSNIKITTPEDLKLAELLL, from the coding sequence TTGTCTTATAATGGGAAATACATATCTGTAGTTATAGTAGCAGCTGGAATGGGAAAAAGAATGAATTCAAACATTAATAAACAGTATCTTCTTTTAAAAGAAAAACCTATTTTAGCTTATACTATAGAAAAATTTGATAATAATGAGTATATAGACGAACTAATTATAGTGACAAGAGAAGAAGAAAAAGAATATTGCCTTAATGAAGTAGTAAAAAAATATGGCTTTAAGAAAGTGGCTAATATAGTAGGTGGAGGAGCTGAAAGGCAGGACTCTGTTTATAAAGGACTTTTGGCAGTGAAGGATTTATGTAACATTATCATTATACACGATGGGGTAAGGCCTTTTATAAGAGATGAGGATATCATAAATAGTGTTGATGGAGTAATTAAATATGGGGCTTGCGTAATGGGAACTCCTGTAAAAGATACAATAAAGACAGTTAGCGTTGAAGGAGATATTATAAACACACCTGATCGGAATACCCTATGGGCAATACAGACTCCTCAATCTTTTTCTTATGAGATTATACTAAAAGCATACCGAGAGGCCATAGAAGGTAAAGTCACTGCTACTGACGATAGTATGCTAGTTGAAAAATTGGGGTATAAGGTAAAGGTCATAGAGGGCTCATATTCTAATATAAAAATCACTACACCAGAAGACTTAAAGCTAGCTGAGTTGTTACTATAA
- a CDS encoding ABC transporter permease produces the protein MNIKYAMIVLKKELKDTFRDKKTIFSSIIIPILIFPIMAFALGFGTSEIINDEQKPVDIALISNGETKLETYFKESGQINIVDIDDPDKALEDLTVKAIVKIEEGFDAKIESGTMGNVEVIYDQSSQKSDMATSRLNRIIESYSQAITNERLKAIGVDLDALKAVAINTTSVSKDGGMGLMIFSMVFPMLITIYSAISGLATATDLGAGEKERQTLEPLLTTKASRLSILGGKFFAVFISGVIGTAASLLGFFIASKMNPDFLGTGVALPLTPILVIGLFCAGLNLVFSGLELTISFYARNFKEAQTYLAPLSVILLIPAYMTMYLDGKAIPEVYFHIPIINTIAIIKEALVQIIDPVHILIVLVWTLVYIFGSLFLTVSMFKKESVIFRA, from the coding sequence GTGAATATTAAGTATGCTATGATTGTATTAAAAAAAGAGCTTAAGGATACCTTTAGGGACAAGAAGACAATATTTTCAAGTATTATTATACCAATATTAATCTTTCCTATTATGGCATTCGCTTTAGGCTTTGGAACGTCTGAAATAATAAATGATGAGCAGAAACCCGTAGACATAGCATTAATAAGCAATGGAGAGACAAAACTAGAAACGTATTTCAAGGAGTCAGGTCAGATAAACATAGTAGACATTGATGATCCTGATAAAGCCTTAGAAGATTTGACTGTGAAAGCCATAGTTAAAATTGAGGAAGGCTTTGATGCTAAAATTGAAAGCGGAACTATGGGAAATGTGGAGGTTATCTATGATCAATCAAGTCAAAAGTCGGATATGGCCACTTCAAGACTTAATCGTATTATAGAAAGCTACTCTCAGGCTATTACAAATGAAAGGCTAAAGGCTATTGGTGTAGATTTAGATGCTTTAAAGGCAGTAGCTATAAATACTACCTCTGTTTCTAAAGATGGTGGAATGGGACTAATGATATTTTCTATGGTTTTCCCTATGCTAATAACAATATATTCTGCAATAAGTGGTTTGGCAACTGCTACAGATTTAGGAGCAGGAGAAAAGGAAAGACAAACCCTTGAGCCCTTGCTAACTACTAAAGCAAGCAGGCTATCTATACTTGGTGGAAAATTCTTTGCAGTATTCATATCAGGAGTAATTGGAACTGCTGCATCCTTATTAGGCTTCTTTATAGCTTCAAAAATGAATCCAGATTTCTTGGGAACTGGTGTAGCATTACCTCTAACTCCTATACTAGTAATAGGATTATTCTGTGCAGGACTTAACTTAGTATTCAGTGGACTAGAGCTTACAATAAGCTTCTATGCAAGGAATTTTAAAGAAGCACAGACATATTTAGCACCATTATCGGTAATACTATTGATACCTGCTTATATGACAATGTATTTAGATGGAAAGGCAATACCAGAAGTATATTTCCATATTCCAATAATAAATACAATAGCAATTATTAAAGAGGCTTTAGTTCAAATAATAGACCCTGTTCATATACTAATAGTATTAGTATGGACTTTAGTATATATATTTGGTTCATTATTCTTGACAGTAAGCATGTTCAAAAAAGAATCAGTGATATTCAGAGCGTAG
- the ispF gene encoding 2-C-methyl-D-erythritol 2,4-cyclodiphosphate synthase translates to MVRIGIGYDVHKMAEGRKLIIGGVEIPHEKGLLGHSDADVLVHAIMDSILGALASGDIGKHFPDTDEAYKDINSMKLLEKTYDLMLESGYVVGNIDCVVAAQRPKLAPYINIMREKIARVLNTSINNINVKATTTEKLGFEGREEGISSQVVCLLVKN, encoded by the coding sequence ATAGTGAGAATAGGTATAGGATATGATGTACACAAAATGGCTGAGGGAAGAAAGCTAATAATTGGCGGAGTAGAGATACCACACGAAAAGGGCCTGCTAGGTCATTCCGATGCTGATGTTTTAGTACATGCAATAATGGATAGTATTTTAGGTGCATTAGCATCAGGAGATATAGGAAAGCATTTCCCAGATACAGATGAAGCTTATAAAGATATAAATAGTATGAAACTACTTGAAAAAACATATGATTTAATGTTAGAATCTGGGTATGTGGTCGGCAATATTGATTGTGTAGTTGCTGCTCAGAGACCTAAGCTAGCCCCTTATATAAATATTATGAGAGAGAAGATTGCCAGAGTGCTTAACACCTCTATAAATAATATAAATGTAAAGGCCACCACAACTGAAAAATTAGGCTTTGAAGGGCGAGAAGAAGGAATATCATCGCAAGTAGTATGTCTACTAGTAAAAAACTAA
- a CDS encoding proline--tRNA ligase encodes MKMSKLYMPTLREVPSEAELPSHQLLLRAGMIRKLVSGVYSYLPLGIRVLKKVEKIVREEMDAIDSQEVLMSAIQPAELWKESGRWDDFGPEMFRLYDRNQREFCLGPTHEEIFTDLIRHEVKSYKQLPLSLYQIQTKYRDEKRPRFGLMRAREFIMKDAYTFDIDEEGMRKSYEDMWKAYEKIFTRCGLNFKVVEGDSGAMGGSDSHEFMAMSEYGESAIAYCDSCDYAATDEKANCLYEVEGASSEKLQLEKAHTPNAKTIEEVSKFFNTSAESFVKTLLYMAKDKVVAVLIPGNRELNEIKLVKVLEIPEHELIMADAETVKAVTGAEVGFAGPINLKKDIRVIVDSRVTKMSNFIVGANETDYHIKNVNYGRDFEGEVVEDLLLVQEGDKCPKCGAPLKTDRGIEVGNIFQLGLKYSSALNATFLDENGKEKKIYMGSHGVGVSRTAAAVIEQCHDENGIIWPLALAPYHAIITVVNVKSEEQTALGESLYSQLSKLGLEVLIDDRNERAGVKFKDADLIGIPIRITVGKRANEEIVEFSLRRDGEKTEINVNEIMDKIKAEFSYQGLEL; translated from the coding sequence ATGAAAATGTCAAAGCTTTATATGCCAACATTAAGAGAAGTACCTTCAGAGGCAGAGCTTCCAAGTCATCAGCTTTTATTGAGAGCAGGAATGATTAGGAAACTAGTATCAGGAGTATATTCTTATTTACCTCTTGGAATTAGAGTACTAAAAAAGGTTGAAAAAATCGTTAGAGAAGAAATGGATGCAATAGACTCTCAAGAAGTCCTTATGTCTGCAATACAACCTGCTGAGCTTTGGAAGGAGTCAGGCAGATGGGATGATTTTGGTCCTGAGATGTTTAGGCTATATGATAGAAATCAAAGAGAGTTTTGTCTAGGACCTACACATGAAGAAATATTCACAGACCTTATTAGACATGAGGTAAAATCCTATAAGCAGCTTCCACTTAGTCTTTACCAAATACAAACCAAGTATAGAGATGAAAAAAGACCTAGATTTGGTCTTATGAGAGCAAGGGAATTTATAATGAAGGATGCTTATACCTTTGATATTGATGAAGAGGGCATGAGGAAATCTTATGAGGATATGTGGAAAGCTTATGAAAAAATATTCACAAGATGTGGATTAAATTTTAAAGTTGTTGAAGGTGATTCAGGAGCCATGGGAGGAAGTGACTCTCATGAATTTATGGCAATGTCAGAGTATGGAGAAAGTGCTATAGCTTATTGTGATAGCTGCGATTATGCTGCCACAGATGAAAAAGCAAACTGTCTATATGAAGTGGAAGGTGCTTCTTCAGAAAAACTCCAGCTCGAGAAAGCTCATACACCAAATGCTAAAACTATAGAGGAAGTATCGAAGTTCTTTAATACATCTGCTGAAAGCTTTGTAAAGACTTTGTTATACATGGCTAAAGACAAAGTAGTAGCGGTATTGATACCAGGAAACAGAGAATTAAATGAAATAAAACTAGTTAAAGTATTAGAAATACCAGAGCATGAGCTAATAATGGCAGATGCAGAAACTGTAAAGGCAGTCACAGGAGCAGAGGTAGGATTTGCTGGTCCAATTAATTTAAAGAAAGATATTAGAGTTATAGTTGATTCTAGAGTTACAAAGATGAGCAATTTTATAGTAGGAGCTAACGAAACCGACTATCATATTAAGAATGTAAACTACGGCAGAGACTTTGAAGGAGAAGTAGTAGAGGATCTTTTACTAGTTCAAGAGGGGGATAAATGTCCGAAGTGTGGTGCACCACTTAAAACTGATAGAGGAATAGAGGTAGGCAATATATTTCAGCTAGGACTAAAATATAGTAGTGCACTAAATGCAACATTCTTAGATGAAAATGGCAAGGAGAAAAAAATATACATGGGTTCCCATGGCGTAGGAGTATCTAGAACAGCTGCTGCTGTAATAGAACAATGCCATGATGAAAATGGAATCATATGGCCACTAGCATTAGCTCCATATCATGCTATCATTACAGTAGTAAATGTAAAAAGCGAAGAGCAAACTGCTTTAGGAGAAAGCCTATATAGCCAGCTTTCAAAGTTAGGATTAGAAGTATTAATCGACGATAGAAACGAAAGAGCAGGAGTTAAGTTCAAGGATGCAGATTTAATTGGTATACCAATAAGAATTACAGTTGGGAAAAGGGCAAATGAGGAGATAGTAGAGTTTTCTTTAAGAAGAGATGGAGAAAAGACTGAAATAAATGTAAATGAAATAATGGATAAGATAAAAGCAGAATTTAGTTACCAAGGATTAGAGCTTTAA
- a CDS encoding PIN/TRAM domain-containing protein, with translation MVSRIIRVILTILGISLGIGIMALLESIKLLDFLENLRIRPHSYVGVGLIFGIIFFILSPKIMKFGKKVVSVIENEIQKIPASDIILGVVGLVSGLLIANLVSPLFHMIPFVGPVLSILFYIIFGYFGVIVPTRKKDDFTNALNSLKRSGSKEKSPKGASPVLPKILDTSVIIDGRIADICKTGFVEGPLVIPEFVLEELQRIADSSDSLKRNRGRRGLDILNKIQKELDIEVVIHEKDFDDIAEVDTKLLKLAQFIKGKVVTNDYNLNKVAEFHGVEVLNINELANAIKPVVLPGEEMIVQVIKDGKESGQGVAYLDDGTMIVVDGGKKHIGDTIGVLVTSVLQTAAGRMIFAKPKSATDKAV, from the coding sequence ATAGTGAGTAGAATAATAAGAGTTATTTTAACAATTCTTGGTATATCACTAGGAATAGGCATAATGGCTTTACTAGAGTCCATAAAATTGCTTGATTTTTTAGAGAACCTAAGGATAAGGCCGCATAGTTATGTGGGAGTAGGTTTGATTTTCGGTATTATATTTTTTATTCTTTCTCCTAAGATAATGAAATTTGGAAAAAAGGTAGTCTCTGTTATAGAAAATGAGATACAAAAAATACCCGCATCTGATATAATTCTTGGAGTAGTAGGATTGGTTTCAGGATTATTAATCGCTAATCTTGTAAGTCCCTTGTTTCATATGATTCCTTTTGTTGGTCCTGTATTATCAATACTTTTTTATATCATTTTTGGATATTTTGGAGTGATTGTTCCAACAAGGAAGAAGGATGATTTTACTAATGCGTTAAACTCCTTAAAGAGGAGTGGAAGTAAGGAAAAGTCACCTAAAGGAGCAAGTCCAGTATTGCCTAAAATATTAGATACTAGTGTTATTATTGATGGAAGAATAGCAGATATATGCAAAACAGGTTTTGTAGAGGGACCATTAGTCATACCTGAATTTGTATTGGAAGAGCTCCAAAGAATAGCTGATTCTTCAGACTCCCTTAAGAGAAATAGGGGACGACGAGGACTTGATATTTTAAATAAGATACAAAAGGAACTAGATATAGAGGTTGTTATACATGAAAAGGATTTTGACGATATTGCAGAAGTAGATACTAAACTATTAAAATTAGCACAATTTATTAAAGGAAAGGTAGTTACTAACGATTACAATCTCAATAAAGTAGCAGAATTTCATGGAGTTGAAGTGCTAAATATAAATGAATTGGCAAATGCTATTAAACCAGTTGTTCTTCCTGGGGAAGAAATGATTGTTCAAGTCATAAAAGACGGGAAGGAATCAGGTCAAGGCGTAGCATATTTAGATGATGGCACTATGATAGTAGTAGATGGAGGAAAAAAACATATTGGTGACACTATAGGAGTGCTAGTAACAAGTGTTTTGCAAACTGCAGCAGGTAGGATGATATTTGCAAAGCCTAAGTCAGCTACTGACAAAGCGGTATAG